The region GGGCGGGCGGCTGCACCGGGCCTTCTCCTCCCGGCCGGTGCGCGCCCTGACCTATCCGTTGGTCAGCTCGCTGCTGGTGCTCGCCTCCGAGCTGACCATCTACTTCACGCCGTATTTCGCCACCGCGCTGGGCAACCCGCTGGTCCGCCAGCTGATGCATCTGCAACTGCTGCTCACCGGGAGCCTGTTCGTGCTGCCGATGCTCAGCCGGCAGGAACTGCTGCCGCGCTGGTGCACCCACCCGGTGCGGGCGGCGCTGGTCTTCCTCGACGGGCTGTTCGACTCGGTGCCCGGCATCGTGGTGATGACCAGCGGCACCCTGGTCGCCGGCCACTGGTACACCGACCACCCCCGCACCTGGGGGCCCGGTGTGCGCCATGACCAGATGCTCGGCGGCGGACTGATGCTGACGCTGGCCGAACTCGTCGGGCTGCCCTTCATCCTGCTGGTCTTCATGGAGTGGTGGCGGGCCGAGCGCACCAAGACCGCCGAACTGGACGCCCGCCTCGACCGCGAGGCACTGGTGGCGGTCGCGCCGTCCTCCGAACCCGTGTCCGCCGCCGTGTCCGCCGCCGCGTCCGCTCCGGCCTCCGCTATGTCCGGGACCGCTGCCGCCGCGCCGCCCGCCGCCCCGGCTGTGCCCGGGATGACCAGGCCCTGGTGGGAGACCGACCAGGGCGAGGTCGGCGAGCGGATGCGCCGGGGGCGCTGACCGGCACGCCCGGCGCCCTTCTCCGCCGCAGTGGCGTTCGCCCCGTCACCCGACCGGCCCACCGGGCTCCCCCGACCGGGTGAACTCCTCGGTCGTCTGCCCTGATTGCGCAACTGCGCTCCGGCGCGGCTCGTCACTTACGGTGAGATACGTGTGATCCGGGTGACGGAACGGGGGTTGGGTCATGGACACGGTCATCGTGCAACTGCCGGAGGTGCGCGGGCTGCATGCCGAGCCCGCGGGCCGGCCGCGGCTGCTCAAGCTGGGACCGGGGGAGACCGCGGACTTCGGGCGCGGCGCCCCCGGACGGCCGGTGCCGGTGCGGCTGCCCGACCCGGGAGTGTCGCGCTGCGCCGGGCAGATCACCGCCGCGGAGGACTACTGGCGGCTGTCCAACTACAGCCGCACCGCCACCTATGTGGTGGAGAATCTGGAAGGCGCGGGCGAGCACATCAAGGTCGCGCCCGGACGGCTCGGCGCACCCGTGCCGTTCGAATTCTCCCGGGTCGTCCTCCCCTCGGAGGGCGCGCAGGCCAGCTTCAAGGTCTTCGCACCCCAGCACGCCTACCGCGACGACACCGGCGGCGGCCCGGCCGGCGGCGAACACACCGTCATGCCCTTCGCCCTCGACGCGACCGCGAAATACTTCCTGGTCCTGCTCGCCCTGTGCGAACCGCGGCTGCGCAACGCCTCGACCGGTGCCGTCCCCGGGGTCGGCGACGTCCTGGAAAGGCTGCGCCCGCTCACCTCCTGCCGCGACCTGACCCGGTCCGCCGTCAACTACCACGTCGACTACCTCGCCTCGGCCAAACTGCGGCTGCGCGACGACTCCGTCGACCCGGACACCGACACCCTCGCCGGCGGCAAGCGCGAAGAACTCGTCGCCTTCGCCCTACGCTTCGACCTGGTCAGGGAAGAGCATCTGGCCCTGTTGCCGCCCCGGCCGCCCTCCCGGCCATCCCCCGCGGCCCGTCAGCCCACCCGGGCGAGCTGACCCATGCCCGCACCGGACCCCACCCCGCATGCCGCATCGGGCGCCGCCCCCGACGATGGCCGGGACCCCGCGGGCGGTCGCGGCCCGCACCCTCCCTCGGGCCGCGCCCCGGACGGTGGCCCGGGCCGCGCCCCGGACGGTGGCCCGGGCCGCGCCCCGGACGGTGGCCCGGACGGTGGCCCGGACGGTGGCCCGGACGCCGCCCTCGACGCTGGCCAGGTCCCGGTGGCCGGCGGCGCCCGGGCGGAGGAGCGGGACCCGGCGGCCGACCGGACCCGGCAGGGCGAGCGGGACTCGGCGGGCGGCCGTGCCCGGGAGGACGGGCGGGGCCGCCGGGCGCCCGTGGATGTGCCGGACGGCTACCGGCTCGGCGACTGGACGGTCACCGGGCTGATCGGCTCGGGCAGTTGGGGCAGCGTCTACACCGCCCGGGGCGCGGACGGCACCGCGGCCGCCGTGAAATTCCTCGGCACCGCCCTGCTGAGCCCCGGCCAGCAGGCCGCGATGGCCGACCTGGTGCGCCGGGAGGTGCGGTTCAGCCTGGCCGCACACCACCCGCACCTGATCCGTACCGTCGAGGCGCTGACCGTCCGCGACCCCGGCCGCCCCGACCTCGACGGCTGTACCGCCCTGGTCATGGACCGCGCCGACCGCAGTGTCCAGGACGTCCTCGACACCGTCGACGCGGGCCGCCCACCCCCCGACGCCGGCCGCATCCTGCGCGGCGCCGCCGCAGGACTGGCACATCTGCACCGCGCGGGCTGGCTGCACGGCGACCTCAAGCCCGCCAACATCCTGCTGGGACCGCAGGGCGAGGTGTGGCTCGCGGACTTCGGCCTCACCGCGGAACTCGACGGCACCCACGCCTACGTTCCCCCCATGGGCACCCTGGACCACCTCCCGCCGGAGTGGTGGTCGGCCCGCACCGGCAGCCAGGGCACCGCCGTCCGCCCCACCGCTGACATCTGGGCCTACGGGATCCTGGCCCATGAGGTGCTGTGCGGCGGACTGCACCCCTTCCCCGGCGCCACCGCCCGCGCCCGGGCGCTGGCCGCCCAGTCCTACGCCCGCGGCGCGGCCCCCCTGCGGCTGGCACCGTCCCTCCCCGATGGCTGGCACCGGCTCATCACCGACTGCCTGGCCCCCGACCACGCCGCCCGCGCCGGGTTGACCGCCGACGGGCTGGCCGCCCGCGTCGCGGCCCTCGGCCCCGCCGGAACCAGGGCCCCGGCGCGCAGCACCCGGCGCCAGGTCCTGCTGCCGGCCGCCCTGGTCGGCGTGCTGCTCGCGGCCGGCGCCGGCCTGCTGCTGACGGACGACAGCCGCCCGGCCCGCCCGAAGGCGGGATCGGGCGCGCCGCCGGTGGCCACGATCGCCTCCGTCAACGACATCCTCCCGGCCCAGTCCGACGTCCCGGCCGCCCTGCGCCCGTCCATCGGTCAGGCCGCCCGACTGTGCGCGGAGCCGGAGGTGACCCCCGCCCTGATCGCCGCGATGCTCAAGGCGGAGAGCGGCTTCGACGTCCATGCCCGCCGGCCCGCCACCGACGAATACGGAGTCGCCATGTGGACGCCCAGGGTCTTCAACGCCTGGGCGGTCGACGGCGACCTGGACGGGCGCAAGAGCTACATGTCCGCACCGGACGCCATCGCCACCATGGGCGTCTATCTGTGCTGGGTCGACCAGCAGCTGAAGTTGGACGGTATGCGCGGCGACCTCCCCTCGTGGATCGCCGCGGCCTACCGCACCAGCGTCCGTACCATCGTCGACGCCCACGGTGTCCCGGCCCGCGTACAGCCCTACGTCGACACGGTCCGGCGCTATATGGCCGGCTACGCGCTCCACCCGGCCGCTACGGGCGGTCCAAGGTGATGGAGTTGACCGGGGTGAGGTCGGCGCGCACCCCGTGCTGCGCGGCCATGTCGTAGTTGCAGTTGGTGCCGTTGGAGCCCAGGCACAGACGGGCGTGGGCTCCGCCGGTCTGGTTGTTGAGCACCCAGTGCCAGCCGACCTGGTTGCTCAGGTTGTGGGCGCCGTAGCTCCAGTAGACGTCGGTCGGTGTCACGGCCTCCGCGTCCTGGGCGTAGACACAGACCGCGCCCGACGGGCAGCCGTCCCATGAACTGCCTGCCGCCTGCGCGTTGGTGAGACCGCCCGTGGCCACCACACCCGCTGCGAACGCCATTGCCGTGACCGCCCTGGTGATCTTCCGCATGGTCTTTCCTTCCGTTGGGGCCGACCGTCCTGCCGGCCACCAGAAACGTAACCGGCGGCGACCACGCTCCGCTCCTGACAGATGACAGGGTGTGGCGGTCGGTGCCCCCTGGGTCAGTGCTGGTAGGCCGCGGCGAGCGCGCGGGCCGTCGCGGCGAGCCGGTCCCGCAGCTCCGGCGGGTCCAGCACCTCCGCCTCGGCGCCCAGCGACAGGAAGAACGCGTGCGCCTGGTCCAGCGACTCGGTCGGCAGCGTGGCGCGGGTCCAGCCGTCCGGTTCGGCCCTGCCGGTCGCCTCCAGCGCCCGCGCGGCGGACCCGGTCAGCCGCGCGGCGGCCCGCGGCGACAGCCGTACCACCGCCTCGCCGTGGTGCAGCCGGGCGTGGAAGTCCTCCTGGGAGCGCCGCCAGTGGTCCGCCAGGTCGAAGTCCGCGGGCACCTCGCAGCGCTCCGCGCCGACGGTCAGCCGCAGGATCTGGTCGACCCGGTAGGTGTGCGGCCCGGGACCCGCCACCGTGTACCAGCGGCCCGCCTTGAGGACCAGGCCGTACGGTTCGAGCCGCCGGTCGACGTCGGTCGGCTCCTTCCAGCGGCGGTAGCGCACATCGAGGACCCTGCCGTTCCACACCGCGTCGGCGACCTGCGGCAGGAACGGCACCTCGGCGTCGGCGGCGTACCAGCCGGGCGCGTCCAGGTGGAAGCGGGCGCGCATCCGGTCGGCCTGCTCGCGCAGTCCGGCCGGCAGCGCGGCCCTCAGCTTGAGCTGGGCGGTGGCCAGCGCGGGGCCGAGGCCCAGTTCCGCCGCGGGTCCCGGCGCGCCCGACAGGAACAGCGCCTCCGCCTCGCCCGCGTTCAGCCCGGTCAGCCGGGTGCGGTAGCCCGCGAGCAGCTGGTAGCCGCCCCGGTGGCCGGCGTCGCCGTACAGCGGCACACCGGCCGTGTGCAGCGACTCCACGTCCCGGTAGACGGTCCGCGGCGACACCTCCAGCTCCGCGGCCAGCTCGGCGGCGGTCATCCGGCCGCGGGTCTGGAGCAGCAGCAGGATCGACAGCAGACGGCTGGACTTCACTGACACAAGGTGTCAGTGAACCGGTCGTACGGTCCAGCCATGGCTTTCCGCGAGAAGTTCCTCACCGTGCCGCCGCCGATCGAGGTCGGGGGCCGGCGCGTCAAGCGCTACCACGTGACCGCCGACCCGTCCGGCATCGCGCCCGATGTGCAGAAGGCGGCGTACGCGATCCTGCCCGACCTGCTGCCGGAAGGCGACGGCACGCCCGGCGCGGCCTTCGCCGTCCTCCACAGGGGAGGGGACGACGGGGCCTATCTCAACGCCTACACCTGGGCATGGGACAACGCGCTGCACTTCTCGGCAGCCGTGGCGGGGCAGCCCGTCCTGGGCTGCCCCGACCGGGACCCGACGCACTTCGTGCGGCTGGAGCCCCGGCTGATCGGCTGCGTCTGGGAACTGCCGCCGATCCTGCACGAGCGCGACGCCTGGGTCCGGCACGTCCTCGCCCCCGACCGGCCCGACCTGGCCGGCTACCTCGACGACTCGCTGCCCGCGGGCAGCACGGGAGACCGCACGTGAGCGACTTCGACTTCCTCACCGGCAACTGGGACATCGCCAACCGCCGGCGTGCCGACTTCCTCGACGCGGACAGCGCCTGGGAGGACTTCCCCGGTGTCAGCACCGCCTCCCGGCACTTCGACGGCGGCGCGAACTTCGACGAGACCGTCTTCCCCACCAAGGGCACGGCCGGCCTGACGCTGCGGCTGTACGACCCGGAGCGCGGCGAATGGTCGCTGTACCGGTCGAGCAGCAGCACCGGCCTGCTCTTCCCGCCGGTGACCGGCCGCTTCACCGACGGCACGGGAGTCTTCCACGGCGACGACACCTACCACGGCAAGGACGTCAGGGCGCGCTTCACCTGGTCCGGCATCACGCAGGACACCGCCCGCTGGGAGCAGGCGTTCTCGGTGGACGGCGGCGACACCTGGCTGAGCAACTGGGTCATGGACCTGACCCGCCACTGACCGCCCGCCCGGGGGCTGGCATCATCACCCCCTTGACCGAGCGTCACCTGACGCCGTCGAGTGCCATCGAGACCAGGGGGACCCTTGCCGTACGCCCGGATATCCACGGCCTGCCTCGCCACCGTGACCGCCGCTGCCGCGGTGGTCGCGCTCGCCGGCTGCGGTGGCGGATCGCCCTACAAGAAGACCGGCGTCCACCGGATGCTGCCCAGCCTGAGCGGGCAGACCCTGGCCGCCGCCCGTGCCACCGCGTCAGGCGCGGGCTTCGGCAACGTCAGCGTGACCGACGCGACCGGCGCGAAGCGTTCGGCGGCCTCGGCCGCCGACTGGAGGGTCTGCTTCCAGAGCCCGGCCGCGGGCACGGCCGACACCGGTGTGCCGGTCCGCCTGTCAGTGGCGAAGCTCACCGAGAGCTGCCCCGCCAGGGACGGCGGCGCGAAGGCGACCCCGTCCACCCGCCGCTCGTCCATGACCCACCGCGTCACGAAGTCCCGCAAGAGCCGCGCCCGCCATCACTGACGGCCGGGACGTGGCCGGCGCGGAGATGTGCGTGCGGGTGGGTGCGCCGGCCTCCCCCTTCGCCGGAGGGGGAGGCACGGGAGAAGGCGCCGGCCTGCTCACCAGCCGCGCTTGCGCCATTCGTCGAGGTGGGGCCGCTCGTCACCGATCGTGGTGTCGTCGCCGTGGCCCGGGTAGACCCAGGTCTCGTCAGGAAGGG is a window of Streptomyces sp. NBC_01477 DNA encoding:
- a CDS encoding protein kinase domain-containing protein, translated to MAGGARAEERDPAADRTRQGERDSAGGRAREDGRGRRAPVDVPDGYRLGDWTVTGLIGSGSWGSVYTARGADGTAAAVKFLGTALLSPGQQAAMADLVRREVRFSLAAHHPHLIRTVEALTVRDPGRPDLDGCTALVMDRADRSVQDVLDTVDAGRPPPDAGRILRGAAAGLAHLHRAGWLHGDLKPANILLGPQGEVWLADFGLTAELDGTHAYVPPMGTLDHLPPEWWSARTGSQGTAVRPTADIWAYGILAHEVLCGGLHPFPGATARARALAAQSYARGAAPLRLAPSLPDGWHRLITDCLAPDHAARAGLTADGLAARVAALGPAGTRAPARSTRRQVLLPAALVGVLLAAGAGLLLTDDSRPARPKAGSGAPPVATIASVNDILPAQSDVPAALRPSIGQAARLCAEPEVTPALIAAMLKAESGFDVHARRPATDEYGVAMWTPRVFNAWAVDGDLDGRKSYMSAPDAIATMGVYLCWVDQQLKLDGMRGDLPSWIAAAYRTSVRTIVDAHGVPARVQPYVDTVRRYMAGYALHPAATGGPR
- a CDS encoding serine/threonine protein kinase — translated: MDTVIVQLPEVRGLHAEPAGRPRLLKLGPGETADFGRGAPGRPVPVRLPDPGVSRCAGQITAAEDYWRLSNYSRTATYVVENLEGAGEHIKVAPGRLGAPVPFEFSRVVLPSEGAQASFKVFAPQHAYRDDTGGGPAGGEHTVMPFALDATAKYFLVLLALCEPRLRNASTGAVPGVGDVLERLRPLTSCRDLTRSAVNYHVDYLASAKLRLRDDSVDPDTDTLAGGKREELVAFALRFDLVREEHLALLPPRPPSRPSPAARQPTRAS
- a CDS encoding cytochrome c oxidase assembly protein, which translates into the protein MASPQALPELTGARYFDAWQLDTVALAVVVLLGAWYAYGVRRRRRAGERWPLWRTAAFYALGLGTLVVATMSSLAVYDRVLFWPAAVQNILLDLFAPLGLALGDPLGLAEPGGRLHRAFSSRPVRALTYPLVSSLLVLASELTIYFTPYFATALGNPLVRQLMHLQLLLTGSLFVLPMLSRQELLPRWCTHPVRAALVFLDGLFDSVPGIVVMTSGTLVAGHWYTDHPRTWGPGVRHDQMLGGGLMLTLAELVGLPFILLVFMEWWRAERTKTAELDARLDREALVAVAPSSEPVSAAVSAAASAPASAMSGTAAAAPPAAPAVPGMTRPWWETDQGEVGERMRRGR
- a CDS encoding PASTA domain-containing protein, which codes for MPYARISTACLATVTAAAAVVALAGCGGGSPYKKTGVHRMLPSLSGQTLAAARATASGAGFGNVSVTDATGAKRSAASAADWRVCFQSPAAGTADTGVPVRLSVAKLTESCPARDGGAKATPSTRRSSMTHRVTKSRKSRARHH
- a CDS encoding helix-turn-helix transcriptional regulator — protein: MKSSRLLSILLLLQTRGRMTAAELAAELEVSPRTVYRDVESLHTAGVPLYGDAGHRGGYQLLAGYRTRLTGLNAGEAEALFLSGAPGPAAELGLGPALATAQLKLRAALPAGLREQADRMRARFHLDAPGWYAADAEVPFLPQVADAVWNGRVLDVRYRRWKEPTDVDRRLEPYGLVLKAGRWYTVAGPGPHTYRVDQILRLTVGAERCEVPADFDLADHWRRSQEDFHARLHHGEAVVRLSPRAAARLTGSAARALEATGRAEPDGWTRATLPTESLDQAHAFFLSLGAEAEVLDPPELRDRLAATARALAAAYQH